The region GACCGGTGATGGCGAAAGGGAGATTGAGATGCACATATACAGATTCACATGTATTCAGACTTATTTTGGAAGTGTAGAAAAATTATTTTTGGTAATAACAATAATAAAAGGCTTCATGGAGCCCAGCCACCAAATGCACTTTCTGGAGGAGCACTATTAAACATCATGGGGAAATGTACTCCTTGTACATTGTAGTTTCTGTAGAGTACTTTAAGGAGTAGTACTACTAAGTATATTTGGCAACGTGACACTTTTCTTCAGTAAAGTAGAGATGCCCTCTCGTATCACTTAACATCCACAGCTGGAACCAACATGatactgctccctcttggggacccgTTCCCAATGTAGTACACCATCGGTATATTAAGCATAAAGCAGCGTACACTAAATCCGGCAGTGGCATCTGCCCGGACGTCACCGTTCGATCTGCCCACGTAAAATATTCCTTGAGCCGCTAAGATAAGATGCCCATTCCACTCTCCGTAAGTGCGCCTGTGCTTAATTAACGACTAGGTCAGGTTAGCACTTAGCACTAGTGAAGATGAGACGGGCGTGCGCAACGTAGCAGTGCAGGAGGTAGCACTGTCCGCCCTGCATGCCTCTCGCTAGCTTCTCCGTCAAGCCGTGCCGCAGCGGCACGCACGCATTGATCTTAGCTTCTGCTGTACTCGACGGTACCGCTGTGCTGTGTTTACTCGCTCTCTTTTCTACCTTTCGCACTTTGCTCTTTACCCCCGAGCCAGCTGTGGCCAGCGAGGATCGTACTGAATGATGCGTACGGTTCGGCTCGGCTCGTCCGGAGCCAGTAGGGCGAGCAGTCGGGCTAGCACTCTTGCAGCAGCGTGACAGGAAGACAGGGGCGTGGCCAATGCCGCAAAAGTTGCCAAAATTATTACGGGCCTGACCCCCACCACCCAACGGCTACCTCGCCTTCCTACGTGGCCGCCCGGCGCCCTCGTGTCACGTGCCACCCTTCCTCCGCAAGCCCACTCCCACACTACCTCGCCCACCTATATAACGCGCGCCTAGGCCCTGGCCGGATCAACCACGGTTCACACGGCGCACGGCGAGCTCAGTACAGCACAGTGAGGGGAAGGAGCACTGAGGAGGCAGTAGCTAGCGTTGCGAGTTCCCCGGCAATGGCGTGGTGGAAGAACGGCGCCTTGGTCGCCGCGGCGACCCTCGCCGTGGCCGCGGTGGTGTGcgccggcgtggcggcggcggcgagcaagtTCGACGACGTGGTGCAGCCCAGCTGGGCCAACGACCACGTCCTGTACGAGGACGACCTCCTCAAGCTCCGCCTCGACAGCTCCTCCGGTAAGCTTTCACTTCACAGAGGCGCGCGCATTTGTTCTTCGGTGATTATGTACGAGTACCTCTTCTTTCGCTGATGGCCTGAGCATTTCTGCATTGTGGCTTTGACAGGCGGGGGATTCGCGTCCAAGAACCGGTTCTTGTACGGCAAAGCGACCGCCGATCTGAAGCTCGTGCCGGGGGACTCCGCCGGCGTCGTCACTGCTTTCTATGTGAGTGAGTGCAGGCCCGCCTTGCTTTGCCCCCTGTTACTGTTCGTCTTGCCGTTGCCATTTTCAGCTGCCCGTGAGGCCGTGACATCTGCCCCGTGAACTGCTGCATTCATTCTGCATTAGGAAACAAGAACATGCATCTTTCAGTGTTGATTCCATTATAAGGATTAATATGAGTAAAATGGGAATGGGTCGATGGGACATGCTTGCCATGTCTGTCATGGTCAGGCCATGGATGCTGCCAAGCACCTACTATTTACAAAGAACACGGCACGTGAACAAGCTCAGCAACAGAACAACTTTCTTTAAAGCTGCCACTTTAAACAAAATAACCCTGAAAGATTTACCGCCCTTGAGTTACTACTAGTGCTTAATTAGTGCTTGCTTGACGGTACTGTTGCATCCTCAACCTCGACTAAATGTAAGAGGACTAATCTTTGCAATGCGCAGCTGTCGTCGGCGGGGGACAAGCACAACGAGTTCGACTTCGAGTTCCTGGGCAACGTCACCGGCGAGCCGTACCTGGTGCAGACCAACCTGTACATCGACGGCGTGGGCAACCGGGAGCAGCGCATCGACCTCTGGTTCGACCCCACCGCCGACTTCCACACCTACGCCGTGCTCTGGAACCCCAGCCAGGTCGTCTTCCTCGTCGACGACACCCCCATCCGCGTCTACGACAACAAGAACGCCTCCGCCACCAAGCTCAAGGGCCACCACCGCCACCCCAACAACGCCACCAACaccaccgccacccaggcccagacGGCGTCCGCGTTCCCGTCGCCGCAGCCCATGGCCGTGTACAGCTCCATCTGGAACGCGGACGACTGGGCCACGCGCGGCGGGCTGGTCAAGACGGACTGGTCGCACGCGCCGTTCGTGGCCACCTTCCGGGACGTGCGGGTGGAGGGCTGTGCCTGGGCCGCCAACGCCTCCGACTCGgacgccggcgaggtggcgcgCTGCAGCGGCAGCTCGTGGGGAAAGGAGGGCCGGTACTGGTGGAAGGAGAAGGACATGCAGGAGCTGTCCGTGCACCAGAGCCACCAGCTGATCTGGGCGCGCGCGCACCACCTCGTCTACGACTACTGCGTCGACACGGACCGCTTCCCCGTCCAGCCGCCCGAGTGCGCCGGCCGCTGATCCGCCGCGTCGTCGCCGGCCGCCTCCATGGGAATCTTTATTTAGTACT is a window of Triticum dicoccoides isolate Atlit2015 ecotype Zavitan chromosome 2B, WEW_v2.0, whole genome shotgun sequence DNA encoding:
- the LOC119365850 gene encoding xyloglucan endotransglucosylase/hydrolase protein 9-like isoform X2; its protein translation is MAWWKNGALVAAATLAVAAVVCAGVAAAASKFDDVVQPSWANDHVLYEDDLLKLRLDSSSGGGFASKNRFLYGKATADLKLVPGDSAGVVTAFYLSSAGDKHNEFDFEFLGNVTGEPYLVQTNLYIDGVGNREQRIDLWFDPTADFHTYAVLWNPSQVVFLVDDTPIRVYDNKNASATKLKGHHRHPNNATNTTATQAQTASAFPSPQPMAVYSSIWNADDWATRGGLVKTDWSHAPFVATFRDVRVEGCAWAANASDSDAGEVARCSGSSWGKEGRYWWKEKDMQELSVHQSHQLIWARAHHLVYDYCVDTDRFPVQPPECAGR
- the LOC119365850 gene encoding uncharacterized protein LOC119365850 isoform X1, encoding MAWWKNGALVAAATLAVAAVVCAGVAAAASKFDDVVQPSWANDHVLYEDDLLKLRLDSSSGGGFASKNRFLYGKATADLKLVPGDSAGVVTAFYVTVVGGGQAQRVRLRVPGQRHRRAVPGADQPVHRRRGQPGAAHRPLVRPHRRLPHLRRALEPQPGRLPRRRHPHPRLRQQERLRHQAQGPPPPPQQRHQHHRHPGPDGVRVPVAAAHGRVQLHLERGRLGHARRAGQDGLVARAVRGHLPGRAGGGLCLGRQRLRLGRRRGGALQRQLVGKGGPVLVEGEGHAGAVRAPEPPADLGARAPPRLRLLRRHGPLPRPAARVRRPLIRRVVAGRLHGNLYLVLRRMDP